Part of the Tetragenococcus koreensis genome, CGAAAGATGCATTATTAATAAGGAAGCGTTACTTAAATATTCTAAAATAAAATCACGATCGCTAACTGCGTCTAGGCTATTGTCATAGATAGCTGAAAAGCCTAGCTCTTTAGCAACCATTTCCCGGTCGATGGGAAAGGTAGTGCCCGCTAAAGCGGCTGCGCCTAACGGAGAAATATCGATACGCTGCAAATTTTCTTGCATACGTTCTTGATCGCGCGTCATCATCTGATAATAAGCCATTAAATGATGGCCAAAAGAGATCGGTTGGGCGTGTTGTAAATGAGTATAACCCGGCATAATCGTTTCAACATTTTCAGCTGCTTTATCTACGAGCACGCTTCGCAATTGGTGAATTTTTTCAATGACAATACCTACAGTTTCTTTTAGATATAAATGCATATCAGTAGCCACTTGGTCATTACGGCTGCGTGCGGTATGAAGCTTGCCGGCAACTGGACCAATTTCTTCAAATAAAAGGGATTCAATATTGAGATGAATGTCTTCATTTTGGATAGTGAAAGTTAATTCATCATTATCTAATTTTTCTTGTAATCTTTTTAGGCCTGTGCTGATTTGTTGCGCTGCGTCTTTTGTAATGATGTCACAAGAACCTAACATTTTAACATGGGCTAAACTGCCTAAGATATCTTGTTTGGCCATCAGGTAGTCAAAAGGAATAGAGGCGCCAAACGTATCGACCCAATCTTCATTTTCACCAGTAAAGCGTCCGCCCCAGAGCTTTTTCATTCCATTTCCTCCCTAATAGCTGGTTGTTGTGATTGTACTTCAGCGTATACTTTTGAAGGCAATCCCCATAACTTGATAAAACCAATAGCTGCTTCTTGATCAAAGGTATCCGCTGAAGTATAGGTAGCTAAGTTTTCATCGTATAAGCTGTTCGCTGATTTTTTCCCTTCACAAATGATATTACCCTTAAATAATTTCAAACGAACGACGCCATTTACATCTTCTTGTGTACTTTTAATAAATGCAACGAGTGCTTTAGTAAGTGGGTTAAACCAGAGACCGTCATAGATGGTTTGCGCTAATTGATTTTCAATTGTTGGCTTAACATGCGCTAATTCTCGTACAAATACTAAATTTTCTAATTCTTTGTGAGCACGCATCATCGTTAAGGCTCCTGGGCATTCATAAACCTCCCGAGATTTTATACCCACTAAACGATTTTCAATATGATCAATCCGGCCAATGCCGTGTTTTCCTGCTAAAGTGTTTAGCGCAGAAGTTATGGACGTTAATGTCATTTTTTCATCGTTGATGGCAATCGGCACGCCTTTTTCAAAGGTTAGTTCAATCACATCGGGTTCATCGGGCGTATTGGATAGTTCATTTGTTAGTTCATAAGCGCCTTCTGGAGGCGTAGCCCAAGGATCTTCAAGAGCGCCGCATTCACAGGCCCGTCCCCACAGGTTTTGATCAATGGAATAAGGATTATCTAAATCAGCCGGAATCGGAACGCCATTTGCTTGGGCGTAAGCAATTTCTTCCTCACGGGACCATTGCCACTGGCGGACGGGTGCTATCACTTTTAAAGCAGGGTCTAAAGCCGCAATAGCGACTTCAAAGCGCACTTGGTCGTTGCCTTTGCCGGTACAACCATGAGCAATAGTTGTTGCGTTTGTTTCATGCGCTAGTTCAACT contains:
- the argH gene encoding argininosuccinate lyase is translated as MKKLWGGRFTGENEDWVDTFGASIPFDYLMAKQDILGSLAHVKMLGSCDIITKDAAQQISTGLKRLQEKLDNDELTFTIQNEDIHLNIESLLFEEIGPVAGKLHTARSRNDQVATDMHLYLKETVGIVIEKIHQLRSVLVDKAAENVETIMPGYTHLQHAQPISFGHHLMAYYQMMTRDQERMQENLQRIDISPLGAAALAGTTFPIDREMVAKELGFSAIYDNSLDAVSDRDFILEYLSNASLLIMHLSRFCEELILWCSYEFQFVELSDTFSTGSSIMPQKKNPDMAELIRGKTGRVYGNLFQLLTVMKGLPLAYNKDFQEDKEGMFDTSETIIHCLEIMSGMVETMKVNKSNMQQATEKDFSNATELADYLANKGVPFRQAHEIVGQLVLKCIQQGCYLQDIPLEKYQEISPVIKADVYDKLNSATAVKNRHSLGATGFDQVKAQIEKAREELQH
- a CDS encoding argininosuccinate synthase, producing the protein MKEKVVLAYSGGLDTSVSVKWLTDQGYDVIACCLDIGEGKDIQAIRDKALMVGASQSYAIDAKEEFLQDFALIALQGNTFYENSYPLVSALSRPLIAKKLVELAHETNATTIAHGCTGKGNDQVRFEVAIAALDPALKVIAPVRQWQWSREEEIAYAQANGVPIPADLDNPYSIDQNLWGRACECGALEDPWATPPEGAYELTNELSNTPDEPDVIELTFEKGVPIAINDEKMTLTSITSALNTLAGKHGIGRIDHIENRLVGIKSREVYECPGALTMMRAHKELENLVFVRELAHVKPTIENQLAQTIYDGLWFNPLTKALVAFIKSTQEDVNGVVRLKLFKGNIICEGKKSANSLYDENLATYTSADTFDQEAAIGFIKLWGLPSKVYAEVQSQQPAIREEME